The sequence GGCTGGCGGGCGGCGAAGATATCGAAGAACGTGTCATAGTCGAGCGTGCGGATGGCGGCGAGCTTGAGTTCGAGGATCGCGTTCTGCGCGGGGTTGCCGTCGACGCTGATGAGGCGTTTCGGGCTCTGGCAGAGGAAGTTGAGCGGGTTGCAGCCGGCGGAGCTGATGGAGACGACCGTGTCGTCGGGGGTGATCCGAAATGCCTGGCGGTCCATCTCCGGGTCTTCCCACGACATGTTGAAGACGATCCCGTGGAAGACCATGCGTTCGAGCAGGGCCCGTCCTTCCGCGACGGGCATGTCCAGGACCTGCGGCATGCTCACGAACCTTTCCGGCCGATGGCCGTGAAGTTGTAGCCCCCAAGCCAGTAGTGGACCTCGACGCGCTCGAACAGCCGACGGAGCTCATCCTCGTAGGGCTGGAGAGTCTCCACATGGTTGAGACGCAGCCAGGTCCTCATCAGCGGGGCCAGCGGGCCCCACCGGTGGAAACGGCTGAAATCAAGCACCACCAGTGTGCCGCCGGGTACGAGATGCTCCCCGGCCCTCTGCAGGGCGGCGCGCCAGTCCGGAATCATCGTCAGACTGTAGCCGAAGAAAACCGCGTCGAACGTGCGACCGAGGTCCAGCGTGGTGGCGTCGGCCTGGATGAGCTTGACGTTCGACCAGCCTTGGCGCGCGACGCGCCGGGCGGCGCGGGCCAGCATGTCGGCGGAGAAATCCACGCCGGTGAGCTGTCCGGCCTGCGGGTCGAGGTATTCGAGCAGGTAACGGAAGTTCAGGCCCGTGCCGCAGCCGATTTCCAAGGCCTGGCTGGTGCGGCGCAGGCCGAGCGCGGCGGCGGCCCGGTGGCGACCGTGGAGTATCATCCAGCGGGTGCTGTCGTACACGTGGGCGTGGAAGCGGTAGAAACGTTGGACTGCGGTCGTCGACAACGCGCAATGTCCCCAGCGCTCGGTTCAGGCCAACCGTGTCGCGGCCAAACGGTCCGCGAGGACGTTGCCCGACCGGCCGGCGTGACCGAGCGCGCGATCGGCGGCCAGGCGACAAACGCGGTAGTGTAACGGGGCCGGGGCCGGGCACAAAGGGGCCGGCGTGAGAATGCCGCGTTCGATGGGCCGGGCGGCCTCCGCGGTGCCGTGCGCGGTTGGTTGACAGCTTGGGAGCCGGGAATGAGAATCCCTATAATCCGGCGTGGCGGGGCGCTCCGAGGCCCGGAGTGGCCGCTGCGCGGACGTAACGCGACTGCCGCGCGCCCGCGGGGCAGGCGTGGAGGACACAGCGCGTATGGATCAGCCGTCTTCGCATCTGAAGATCAAGCGTGCCGGGAGCG comes from Phycisphaerae bacterium and encodes:
- a CDS encoding class I SAM-dependent methyltransferase; this encodes MSTTAVQRFYRFHAHVYDSTRWMILHGRHRAAAALGLRRTSQALEIGCGTGLNFRYLLEYLDPQAGQLTGVDFSADMLARAARRVARQGWSNVKLIQADATTLDLGRTFDAVFFGYSLTMIPDWRAALQRAGEHLVPGGTLVVLDFSRFHRWGPLAPLMRTWLRLNHVETLQPYEDELRRLFERVEVHYWLGGYNFTAIGRKGS